One window of Mesorhizobium sp. WSM4904 genomic DNA carries:
- a CDS encoding NAD(P)H-dependent oxidoreductase, translated as MTNVALTGLARDLARRAAEGRPVRIGVIGSGEMGTDLVTQGMLMPGISVAAISTRRPHTARDAIRIAYGDDAMAAEADTASKVSRAIESGRIAITSNEMLVTNPLIDVVIDATGKPGVAADFDLMAMEHGKHLVMMNVEADVTIGCYLKQQADRLGVVYSVGAGDEPSSCMELIEFASALGYTIVSAGKGKNNPLDHDAVPDDYREEALRRNMNPRMLVEFVDGSKTMVEMCAIANATGLVPDVPGMHGPKADRDQLAKVLIPREDGGILSKKGVVDYTIGKGVAPGVFVIVEATHPRVVERMDDLHVGHGPYYSFFRPYHLTSLEVPLTAARIMLHGKPDMVPLPRPVAEVCAVAKRDLAAGETFDAIGETCYRSWTMTTAEARASRAMPVGLLEGGKVLKPVRKGELLTSDNAVPDKTTRLYALRKLQDEMLYGVSAISPALST; from the coding sequence ATGACAAATGTCGCCCTGACCGGGCTTGCCCGCGATCTCGCCCGGCGCGCCGCCGAGGGCCGTCCCGTGCGCATCGGCGTCATCGGTTCCGGAGAGATGGGTACCGACCTGGTGACGCAGGGCATGCTGATGCCGGGCATTTCGGTCGCGGCCATCTCCACGCGCCGCCCGCACACGGCTCGCGACGCGATTCGCATCGCCTATGGCGACGATGCGATGGCCGCCGAAGCCGATACCGCCTCCAAGGTCAGCCGGGCGATCGAGAGCGGCAGGATCGCCATCACCTCGAACGAGATGCTGGTCACCAATCCGCTGATCGACGTCGTCATCGATGCCACGGGAAAACCCGGCGTCGCAGCCGATTTCGACCTGATGGCCATGGAGCATGGCAAGCATCTGGTGATGATGAATGTCGAGGCCGACGTCACCATCGGCTGTTACCTCAAGCAGCAGGCCGACCGGCTGGGCGTCGTCTATTCGGTCGGCGCCGGCGACGAGCCGTCGAGCTGCATGGAGCTGATCGAGTTCGCCTCGGCGCTCGGCTACACCATCGTCTCGGCCGGCAAGGGCAAGAACAACCCGCTCGACCACGACGCCGTCCCCGACGACTACCGGGAAGAGGCGCTGCGCCGGAACATGAACCCGCGCATGCTGGTCGAGTTCGTCGATGGCTCGAAGACCATGGTCGAGATGTGCGCCATCGCCAACGCCACCGGCCTGGTGCCCGATGTTCCGGGCATGCATGGCCCCAAGGCCGACCGCGACCAGTTGGCCAAGGTGCTCATCCCGCGCGAGGACGGCGGCATCCTGTCGAAGAAGGGCGTCGTCGACTACACGATCGGCAAAGGCGTGGCGCCAGGCGTCTTCGTCATCGTCGAGGCCACACATCCGCGCGTCGTCGAGCGCATGGACGATCTCCATGTCGGCCACGGCCCCTACTACAGCTTCTTCAGGCCCTACCACCTGACCTCGCTGGAAGTGCCGCTGACCGCGGCCCGCATCATGCTCCACGGCAAGCCCGACATGGTGCCGCTGCCGAGGCCGGTGGCCGAGGTCTGCGCGGTCGCCAAGCGCGATCTCGCCGCAGGCGAGACCTTCGATGCCATCGGCGAGACCTGCTATCGCTCCTGGACCATGACCACCGCCGAGGCGCGCGCCAGCCGCGCCATGCCCGTCGGGCTGCTCGAAGGCGGCAAGGTGCTGAAGCCTGTCAGGAAGGGCGAGCTGCTGACCAGCGACAACGCTGTGCCCGACAAGACGACCAGGCTTTACGCCTTGCGCAAGCTGCAGGACGAGATGCTGTATGGCGTGAGCGCTATTTCCCCAGCTCTATCGACCTGA
- a CDS encoding TolC family protein — MTRTGKVTVGWRFALAMTASMLACGSASALTLKEAVGVAVESNPEIGQAIENREAIEFELRQAKGLYLPSVDLEASTGVRRLDNSSRRALDEQHDALYPNEADLTVSQTLYDSGARRAELNRQASRVDGASFRVLERSEFIGLAVVQDYLEYMLQASIVAEAKKNLAFHQSILGDIKQGIAGGALNDADRQQAEERLYAAKARMQEATEELEAAKIRFFKNVGKPLTNPSRPADVAGALPRSLDDAIGLARQNNPRVHMANSDIDAAASLVDAARAKYGPTITAEGVARGGYDIDGDDGDTSDLQARVVLRWNLYRGGIDKANEQEQIRRTSEQRLALHQVLREIEEAVRTSWDRRFRQAELAQTLRLQAATNEKLVASYREQFKVGQRSLLDVLDAQNTRFNTATLADTSSYASLFAEYRLLAATGQLLKTMNIQPAKQAAAYARTEFGVPETADTETYARTPSEQKNDLPFDILAPVRKKQPM; from the coding sequence ATGACCAGGACGGGTAAAGTTACCGTCGGCTGGCGCTTTGCGCTCGCCATGACGGCGTCTATGCTGGCTTGCGGAAGCGCCAGCGCACTCACACTCAAGGAAGCTGTAGGAGTCGCCGTCGAGTCCAATCCTGAGATTGGGCAGGCGATCGAAAACCGCGAAGCCATCGAATTCGAGCTGCGCCAGGCAAAAGGCCTCTACCTTCCCAGCGTCGATCTGGAAGCGTCGACCGGCGTTCGCCGCCTGGACAATTCTTCCCGGCGCGCGCTCGACGAACAGCACGACGCTCTCTACCCGAACGAGGCGGACCTCACTGTTTCGCAGACGCTTTATGACAGCGGGGCAAGGCGGGCCGAATTGAACCGGCAGGCCTCGCGCGTGGACGGGGCTTCCTTCAGGGTGCTGGAGCGGTCCGAATTCATCGGGCTTGCCGTCGTCCAGGACTATCTCGAATACATGCTGCAGGCGTCGATCGTCGCCGAAGCGAAGAAGAACCTCGCCTTCCATCAGTCCATACTCGGCGACATCAAGCAGGGCATCGCGGGCGGCGCGCTCAACGATGCAGACCGGCAGCAGGCCGAGGAGCGCCTTTATGCCGCCAAGGCGCGGATGCAGGAGGCAACGGAAGAACTGGAGGCGGCCAAGATCCGCTTCTTCAAGAATGTCGGCAAGCCGCTGACCAATCCGTCGCGGCCCGCCGATGTGGCCGGCGCGCTGCCGCGCTCGCTCGACGACGCGATCGGGCTCGCCCGGCAGAACAATCCACGCGTGCATATGGCCAACAGCGACATCGACGCCGCCGCATCGCTGGTCGACGCCGCGCGGGCCAAATACGGCCCCACGATCACCGCCGAGGGTGTCGCCAGGGGCGGATATGACATCGACGGCGACGATGGCGACACCAGCGACCTGCAGGCCCGGGTCGTGCTGCGCTGGAACCTCTATCGCGGCGGCATCGACAAAGCCAACGAGCAGGAGCAGATCCGCCGCACCAGCGAGCAGCGTCTAGCGCTGCATCAGGTGCTGCGCGAGATCGAGGAAGCCGTCCGCACTTCGTGGGACCGCCGCTTCCGCCAGGCGGAGCTGGCGCAGACGCTGCGGCTGCAGGCAGCCACCAACGAGAAGCTGGTTGCTTCCTACCGCGAGCAGTTCAAGGTCGGACAGCGCTCGCTGCTCGACGTGCTCGACGCGCAGAACACCCGTTTCAACACCGCAACGCTGGCCGACACCTCGTCCTATGCGTCGCTGTTTGCAGAATACCGGCTGCTGGCCGCGACCGGGCAGTTGCTCAAGACGATGAACATCCAGCCGGCCAAGCAGGCCGCGGCCTACGCGCGGACGGAATTCGGCGTGCCGGAAACGGCCGATACCGAAACCTATGCGCGGACGCCGTCGGAGCAGAAGAACGACCTGCCGTTCGACATCCTCGCACCGGTCAGGAAGAAGCAGCCGATGTAA